In one window of Eggerthella guodeyinii DNA:
- a CDS encoding heavy metal translocating P-type ATPase, whose protein sequence is MKQAFDVTGMTCAACSARVEKATRAVPGVDDVAVNLLKNSMEVTYRDGAEPAAVASAVEAAVDKAGYGASARVPAGQQAPGAGSRAAKARPVADAAAEARHVRMRLIVSAVFTIPLFYLSMGHMFGWPLPGFFLGDENVLTFAFTQFLLLLPVVFVNFKFFRVGFKTLFHGAPNMDSLIALGSTAATVYGIYAIYKIGIALGAGDLHAAHLAAMDLYFESAAMILTLITLGKYFEARAKGKTTDAIAKLVDLAPKEATRLVDGREERVAVEAVRAGDVLAVRAGEGVPVDGTLLEGSGTVDESVITGESVPVDKRPGDAVTGATVNRTGWFTMRADRVGDDTTLAGIIRLVDEATSTKAPIEKIADKISGVFVPVVIVVAVVTFAVWMLGGSTLETAMSHAISVLVISCPCALGLATPTAIMVGTGRGAQNGILIKSAEALETAHDVKTVVFDKTGTVTEGAPSVTDVVPAPGVGEERLLELAVSIEGRSEHPLARAVCDYARGRHAYPLLVEDFKQVPGEGVAALVDDRPSCAGNLRMMEARNVAVGAFAEEAQRQADMGKTPLFFAQDGELLGVIAVADTVKPSSAAALATLSAMGIRTVMLTGDNERTAAAIQREVGADEVIAGVLPDGKEREIRRLSEQGRVAMVGDGINDAPALARADVGIAIGAGTDVAIESADIVLMKSDLLDVPASIQLSRATLRNIKQNLFWALVYNAVCIPVAAGALSFMGLNLNPMIAAAAMSLSSVCVVSNALRLRGWKPNLPSAATDAPASAPIDSTELDDPDDPNEKETTMEKTLNVEGMMCQHCVAHVKKALEGVEGVEEAVVDLDAGTATAKLARDVPEETLAAAVVEAGYEVK, encoded by the coding sequence GTGAAACAAGCATTCGATGTGACCGGCATGACGTGCGCGGCATGCTCCGCGCGCGTGGAGAAGGCGACCCGGGCCGTGCCCGGCGTCGACGACGTCGCCGTGAACCTGCTGAAGAACAGCATGGAGGTGACGTATCGCGACGGCGCGGAGCCGGCGGCCGTCGCGAGCGCCGTCGAGGCCGCCGTGGACAAGGCGGGCTACGGCGCCTCCGCGCGCGTCCCGGCGGGCCAGCAGGCGCCGGGCGCGGGAAGCCGCGCGGCCAAGGCGCGCCCCGTGGCCGACGCGGCCGCCGAGGCGAGGCACGTGCGCATGCGCCTCATCGTGTCCGCGGTGTTCACGATCCCGTTGTTCTACCTGTCCATGGGGCACATGTTCGGCTGGCCGCTGCCCGGGTTCTTCCTGGGCGACGAGAACGTGCTCACGTTCGCGTTCACGCAGTTCCTGCTGTTGCTGCCCGTCGTGTTCGTCAACTTCAAGTTCTTCCGCGTGGGCTTCAAGACGCTGTTCCACGGCGCGCCGAACATGGACTCGCTCATCGCGCTCGGCTCGACGGCGGCCACGGTGTACGGCATCTACGCCATCTACAAGATCGGCATCGCGCTGGGCGCGGGCGACCTGCACGCCGCGCACCTGGCGGCCATGGACCTGTACTTCGAGTCGGCGGCCATGATCCTCACGCTCATCACGCTGGGCAAGTACTTCGAGGCGCGCGCGAAGGGCAAGACTACCGACGCCATCGCCAAGCTCGTGGACCTCGCGCCGAAGGAGGCCACGCGGCTCGTGGACGGCCGCGAGGAGCGCGTCGCGGTGGAGGCGGTGCGCGCGGGCGACGTGCTGGCGGTGCGCGCGGGCGAGGGCGTCCCCGTGGACGGCACCCTGCTCGAGGGCTCGGGGACGGTGGACGAGTCGGTGATCACGGGCGAGAGCGTGCCCGTGGACAAGCGCCCCGGCGACGCGGTGACCGGCGCCACCGTGAACCGCACCGGATGGTTCACCATGCGCGCCGACCGCGTGGGCGACGACACCACGCTGGCCGGCATCATCCGGCTCGTGGACGAGGCCACATCGACGAAGGCGCCCATCGAGAAGATCGCCGACAAGATATCGGGCGTGTTCGTGCCCGTGGTCATCGTCGTCGCCGTCGTCACGTTCGCCGTGTGGATGCTCGGCGGCTCGACGCTCGAGACGGCCATGTCGCACGCCATCAGCGTGCTCGTCATCTCGTGCCCGTGCGCGCTCGGCCTGGCCACGCCCACGGCCATCATGGTGGGTACCGGGCGCGGCGCGCAGAACGGCATCCTCATCAAGTCGGCCGAGGCGCTGGAAACCGCCCACGACGTGAAGACCGTCGTGTTCGACAAGACGGGCACGGTGACCGAGGGCGCGCCGAGCGTCACCGACGTGGTCCCGGCCCCGGGTGTGGGCGAGGAGCGCCTGCTGGAGCTGGCGGTGTCCATCGAAGGCCGCTCCGAGCACCCGCTCGCCCGCGCCGTGTGCGACTACGCGCGCGGCCGTCATGCCTACCCGCTGCTCGTGGAGGACTTCAAGCAGGTGCCCGGCGAAGGGGTGGCGGCGCTCGTCGACGACCGCCCGTCATGCGCCGGCAACCTGCGCATGATGGAGGCCCGCAACGTCGCGGTGGGCGCGTTCGCCGAGGAGGCGCAGCGGCAGGCCGACATGGGCAAGACGCCGCTCTTCTTCGCGCAGGACGGCGAGCTCCTGGGCGTGATCGCCGTGGCCGACACGGTGAAGCCCTCGAGCGCCGCCGCCCTGGCCACGCTTTCGGCCATGGGCATCCGCACGGTGATGCTGACCGGCGACAACGAGCGCACCGCCGCCGCCATCCAACGCGAGGTGGGCGCCGACGAGGTCATCGCCGGCGTGCTGCCTGACGGCAAGGAACGCGAGATCCGCCGCCTGTCCGAGCAGGGCCGCGTGGCCATGGTGGGCGACGGCATCAACGACGCCCCGGCGCTCGCGCGCGCCGACGTCGGCATCGCCATCGGGGCCGGCACCGACGTGGCCATCGAGAGCGCCGACATCGTGCTCATGAAAAGCGACCTGCTCGACGTGCCCGCCTCCATCCAGCTGTCGCGCGCGACGCTGCGCAACATCAAGCAGAACCTGTTCTGGGCGCTCGTCTACAACGCGGTGTGCATCCCCGTGGCCGCCGGCGCCCTGTCGTTCATGGGCCTGAACCTCAACCCCATGATCGCCGCGGCCGCCATGAGCCTGAGCTCGGTGTGCGTCGTGTCGAACGCCCTGCGGCTGCGCGGCTGGAAGCCCAACCTCCCCTCGGCAGCGACGGACGCGCCCGCGTCCGCGCCCATCGATAGCACCGAGCTTGACGACCCTGACGATCCCAACGAAAAGGAGACCACCATGGAGAAGACCCTGAACGTCGAAGGCATGATGTGCCAGCACTGCGTCGCCCACGTGAAGAAGGCCCTCGAAGGCGTGGAGGGCGTCGAGGAGGCCGTCGTCGACCTCGACGCCGGCACCGCCACCGCGAAGCTGGCCCGGGACGTGCCGGAGGAGACGCTGGCCGCCGCCGTGGTGGAGGCGGGCTACGAGGTGAAGTAG
- a CDS encoding metal-sensing transcriptional repressor has translation MAEKNPQPEEAGCCCRRKETPRSEELQADLQKRLNRVIGQLGGIKTMIDDNRYCGDVLTQLAAAESAVHSISSVMLQNHLETCVVEQIRRGNVEVVDEVMQLMKKFSR, from the coding sequence ATGGCCGAGAAGAACCCGCAGCCGGAGGAAGCCGGCTGCTGCTGCCGCCGCAAGGAGACGCCGCGCTCGGAGGAGCTGCAGGCCGACCTGCAGAAGCGGCTCAACCGCGTCATCGGGCAGCTGGGCGGCATCAAGACCATGATCGACGACAACCGGTACTGCGGCGACGTGCTCACGCAGCTCGCCGCCGCCGAAAGCGCCGTGCACAGCATCTCGTCCGTCATGCTGCAAAACCACCTGGAAACCTGCGTGGTGGAGCAGATCAGGCGCGGCAACGTGGAGGTCGTCGACGAAGTGATGCAGCTCATGAAGAAGTTCTCGCGATAA
- the dinB gene encoding DNA polymerase IV, which produces MRSDSPQTDPESAADGGGFAMPLEEWRGSAILLVDLDAFFASVEQLDHPAWRGKPVIVGGDADKHGVVSTASYEARPYGVHSAMPSSTAKRLCPHAIWTHGHFDRYREMSNAIMDILRAETPHVQQVSIDEAFMDVSPTSVNREHPVRVAQRIQQRVEKLGVTCSIGVGTSKTIAKIASDMDKPRGLTVVYPGGERDFLAPLPVRTMSGIGAAAEEKLHSRGIRTLGQLADADEGMLLRVFGKNGHVMHVRANGGDDAPVEQDDSVKSVSNEMTFASDLTARDEVEGAIATIAAKVGRRLRRKGLRGRTISLRVRYDDRSVRSVQRQLAAPSDDEFAYTPLLYRMMGELWRPGMPVRLIGVGMTGFEEGDGVQESLFDVAEAAPNEDDVRPSIPDEGKRRGLIEATDLVKDRFGESAVRFGRELRGEENTTGSASKNPADYK; this is translated from the coding sequence ATGCGATCCGATTCCCCACAGACCGATCCCGAATCGGCTGCCGATGGCGGCGGCTTCGCCATGCCGTTGGAGGAGTGGCGCGGGTCGGCCATCCTGCTCGTGGACCTCGACGCGTTCTTCGCCTCGGTCGAGCAGCTCGACCATCCCGCCTGGCGCGGCAAGCCGGTCATCGTGGGCGGCGACGCCGACAAGCACGGCGTGGTGTCCACGGCGTCGTACGAGGCGCGCCCGTACGGGGTGCACAGCGCCATGCCCTCGTCCACGGCGAAGCGCCTGTGCCCGCACGCCATCTGGACGCACGGCCATTTCGACCGCTACCGCGAGATGTCGAACGCCATCATGGACATCCTGCGCGCCGAGACGCCGCACGTGCAGCAGGTCAGCATCGACGAGGCGTTCATGGACGTGTCGCCCACGTCGGTGAACCGCGAGCACCCCGTGCGCGTCGCGCAGCGCATCCAGCAGCGCGTCGAGAAGCTGGGCGTCACGTGCTCCATCGGCGTGGGCACGTCGAAGACCATCGCGAAGATCGCCTCGGACATGGACAAGCCGCGCGGGCTGACCGTGGTGTACCCGGGCGGCGAGCGGGACTTCCTCGCCCCCCTTCCCGTCCGCACGATGAGCGGCATCGGAGCCGCGGCCGAGGAGAAGCTGCACTCCCGCGGCATCCGCACGCTCGGCCAGCTGGCCGATGCCGACGAGGGCATGCTGCTGCGCGTGTTCGGCAAGAACGGCCACGTCATGCACGTGCGGGCGAACGGCGGCGACGACGCGCCCGTGGAGCAGGACGACTCGGTGAAGTCGGTGTCCAACGAGATGACGTTCGCGTCGGACCTCACCGCGCGCGACGAGGTGGAGGGCGCCATCGCCACCATCGCCGCGAAGGTGGGGCGCCGCCTGCGCCGCAAGGGCCTGCGCGGCCGCACGATCAGCCTGCGGGTGCGCTACGACGACCGCAGCGTGCGCTCGGTGCAGCGTCAGCTGGCGGCGCCCAGCGACGACGAGTTCGCCTACACGCCGCTTCTGTACCGCATGATGGGCGAGCTGTGGCGGCCCGGCATGCCCGTGCGCCTCATCGGCGTGGGGATGACGGGGTTCGAGGAGGGCGACGGCGTGCAGGAGAGCCTGTTCGACGTCGCGGAGGCCGCGCCGAACGAGGACGACGTGCGGCCGTCCATCCCGGACGAGGGGAAGCGCCGCGGCCTCATCGAGGCCACCGACCTCGTGAAGGACCGGTTCGGCGAGTCTGCCGTCCGCTTCGGGCGCGAGCTGCGCGGCGAGGAGAACACCACCGGCTCCGCCAGCAAGAACCCGGCCGACTACAAGTGA
- a CDS encoding pyridoxal phosphate-dependent aminotransferase, protein MTMTQRDTDARPGVRACVTALPEQLLSPPYEMRSEMNWIDFSGTANPLGTPPSFIRAMETALAAGELNYPPDREAHTLRSVLARKFGLPVESFLVGSTVGDMVRAVAQTYQPCTVGVAVPGPVEYALAAGNAGHRVVEIASPAGFTVPDPAAAERHGIVFDAAVLANPGYPTSRLLPRPTLLAYLDACTWVVVDERSIELTLGGESMVALVNEHRNLVVVRSLCEPFAMPGIPISYCIAHPDTIAQITRFYDSSCVPMFAEVIGELALSETEHLERTRDFLDSEIPWLQCMLNLIPGIDIFPAEANYVMCTFDGGPDLALGVANTDELAQRLQLAGFLIRKLEGTPALEDSRYFCVAVRTREDNEKLVAALREIIAGC, encoded by the coding sequence ATGACGATGACGCAGCGAGACACCGACGCGCGTCCCGGCGTACGCGCCTGCGTGACCGCGCTGCCCGAGCAGCTGCTGTCGCCCCCCTACGAAATGCGCTCCGAGATGAACTGGATCGACTTCTCCGGCACGGCGAACCCCCTGGGCACGCCCCCCTCCTTCATCCGCGCGATGGAGACGGCGCTGGCCGCCGGCGAGCTGAACTACCCGCCCGACCGCGAGGCGCACACGCTGCGCAGCGTGCTGGCCCGCAAGTTCGGGCTGCCCGTGGAATCGTTCCTCGTGGGCTCCACCGTCGGCGACATGGTGCGCGCCGTAGCCCAGACCTACCAGCCCTGCACCGTGGGCGTGGCCGTCCCCGGCCCCGTGGAGTACGCGCTGGCCGCCGGCAACGCGGGCCATCGCGTGGTGGAGATCGCGAGCCCGGCCGGCTTCACCGTGCCCGACCCGGCCGCGGCCGAGCGCCACGGCATCGTGTTCGACGCCGCCGTGCTGGCGAACCCGGGCTACCCTACGAGCCGCCTGCTGCCGAGGCCGACGCTGCTCGCCTACCTCGACGCCTGCACCTGGGTGGTCGTGGACGAGCGCTCCATCGAGCTCACGCTGGGCGGCGAGAGCATGGTGGCGCTCGTGAACGAGCACCGCAACCTCGTGGTGGTGCGCTCGCTGTGCGAGCCCTTCGCCATGCCGGGCATCCCCATCAGCTACTGCATCGCGCACCCCGACACCATCGCGCAGATCACGCGCTTCTACGACAGCTCGTGCGTGCCGATGTTCGCCGAGGTCATCGGCGAGCTGGCGCTTTCGGAGACGGAGCACCTCGAGCGCACGCGCGACTTCCTCGATTCGGAGATTCCCTGGCTGCAGTGCATGCTGAACCTCATCCCCGGCATCGACATCTTCCCCGCCGAGGCGAACTACGTCATGTGCACGTTCGACGGCGGGCCCGACCTGGCGCTCGGCGTGGCGAACACCGACGAGCTGGCGCAGCGCCTGCAGCTGGCCGGGTTCCTGATCCGCAAGCTCGAGGGCACCCCCGCGCTGGAGGACAGCCGCTACTTCTGCGTGGCCGTCCGCACGCGCGAGGACAACGAGAAGCTCGTGGCCGCCCTGCGGGAGATCATCGCCGGCTGCTAG